One Cololabis saira isolate AMF1-May2022 chromosome 18, fColSai1.1, whole genome shotgun sequence genomic region harbors:
- the LOC133464900 gene encoding protein c-Fos-like, giving the protein MHPDSSAEFDPSSSCSAASPGGDTPGCSQHPPDSLSSSVDGAKDGVTSAAASFIPTVTAVSTSPELKWMVQPAAITSVSPACGRAKAKTHGARQSSSPAGAKKAKTSNRKGPKEQPSKEEEERRRIRRERNKIAAAKCRNRRRELIDTLQAETDSLEEEKSTLKTEIDNLLKEKERLEHALASHKPSCKLIENDDSDREEDDANSMLQDPPASPQLLSILENVKTPESSTTIGEVPAGLDMDGGTSIPAAAILGNSDILLCSSVEEDSLEDLKGDDLDDLVPSLEMTMTSETAASVPDIDLSGPLCLPDWETLYKSLASDLESLSTPVMSSSPTCSNYRTVFSFNYSEIESLAESCEGLKGSLGASELMKDSLNSPTLLAL; this is encoded by the exons ATGCATCCAGACTCCAGTGCTGAGTTCGACCCATCTTCCAGCTGTAGCGCGGCATCTCCTGGCGGGGACACCCCTGGGTGCAGCCAGCATCCTCCTGACTCGCTTTCATCATCAGTGGACGGCGCCAAG GATGGTGTCACCAGCGCAGCAGCCTCCTTTATTCCCACTGTGACTGCAGTCTCAACATCGCCAGAGCTAAAGTGGATGGTGCAGCCGGCAGCCATCACATCTGTCTCTCCAGCGTGCGGCCGTGCCAAAGCCAAGACTCATGGCGCAAGGCAGTCGTCTTCCCCAGCAGGTGCAAAGAAGGCGAAAACCTCAAACAGGAAGGGGCCAAAAGAGCAG CCTtccaaagaggaggaggaaaggaggaggatCAGAAGGGAGAGGAACAAGATTGCTGCAGCAAAGTGTCGCAACAGACGGAGGGAGCTGATAGACACCCTTCAAGCT GAAACAGATTCGTTAGAAGAAGAGAAGTCTACCCTCAAGACTGAGATAGATAACCTACtgaaagagaaggagagactGGAGCACGCCTTAGCCTCCCACAAACCCTCCTGCAAACTCATTGAAAATGATGATAGTGACAGGGAGGAGGATGATGCTAACTCAATGCTGCAGGATCCTCCGGCCTCCCCCCAGCTGCTTTCCATTCTGGAGAATGTAAAAACACCAGAAAGCAGCACGACAATTGGAGAAGTCCCTGCTGGTCTAGACATGGACGGTGGCACTAGCATCCCTGCCGCAGCCATTCTGGGGAACTCCGACATCCTCCTATGCTCCAGCGTAGAAGAGGACAGCTTGGAGGACTTAAAAGGAGACGACCTGGATGACTTGGTGCCCAGCCTGGAGATGACAATGACCTCCGAGACGGCCGCGTCGGTCCCTGACATAGACCTGAGCGGACCCTTATGCCTCCCAGACTGGGAAACCCTGTACAAGTCTTTGGCAAGCGACCTTGAATCTTTAAGCACACCAGTCATGTCTTCCAGTCCCACTTGTAGCAATTACCGCACAGTGTTTTCCTTTAATTACTCTGAGATTGAATCCTTGGCTGAGAGCTGCGAGGGCCTCAAAGGCAGCCTCGGTGCATCTGAGTTAATGAAAGATAGTCTTAACTCTCCAACACTTCTGGCCTTGTGA
- the fosab gene encoding v-fos FBJ murine osteosarcoma viral oncogene homolog Ab, with product MMFTAFNTECDSSSRCSTASPSGDNVGYYPSPAGSYSSMGSPQSQDFTDLTAASASFIPTVTAISSSPTLQWMVQPVISSVAPSHRAHPYSSSPSPAYPSMKTSASRASSSKRGRVDQVNNEEEEKRRVRRERNKQAAAKCRNRRRELTDTLQAETDLLEDEKSGLQNDIANLMKEKERLEFILAAHQPICKIPSELEMDFPMSSISPTHPCLTTAVSSHPVTSSITSSQPIFTTASNSIFSSSSSALSTATVSSSTVKMTDLESSILEESLDLLAKAEMKTAQSVPEVDMPSSLYTGQDWEPLHATTSNNDFEPLCTPVVTCTPACTTYTSSMVFTFPEADTFPTCGVAHRRGSNSNDQSSDSLSSPTLLAL from the exons ATGATGTTTACCGCTTTCAACACGGAGTGCGATTCCTCCTCCCGCTGCAGCACTGCTTCCCCGTCCGGGGACAATGTGGGATATTACCCCTCACCAGCGGGATCTTATTCCAGCATGGGATCTCCCCAATCCCAG GATTTCACTGATCTGACAGCTGCAAGTGCCTCCTTCATCCCCACCGTCACAGCTATTTCATCAAGCCCAACTCTGCAGTGGATGGTCCAGCCAGTGATCTCTTCAGTGGCCCCGTCTCACAGAGCTCACCCCTACAGCTCAAGCCCCAGCCCTGCCTATCCATCCATGAAGACTTCAGCATCCAGGGCTTCCAGCTCTAAGAGGGGCAGAGTGGATCAG GTTAATAatgaggaggaagaaaaaagaagagttcGCAGAGAAAGAAACAAGCAGGCAGCAGCTAAATGCCGCAACAGGAGGCGAGAGCTTACAGACACCCTGCAAGCT GAAACGGATTTGCTGGAGGATGAGAAATCAGGCCTGCAGAATGACATTGCCAACCTGATGAAGGAGAAGGAAAGGCTGGAGTTCATTCTGGCTGCCCACCAACCCATCTGCAAAATCCCCTCAGAGCTGGAGATGGACTTCCCCATGTCTTCAATCTCTCCTACCCACCCCTGTCTCACCACCGCTGTGTCCTCCCATCCAGTGACATCCAGTATTACTTCAAGCCAGCCAATATTCACTACAGCCTCCAACTCTAtcttctccagcagcagctctgccCTCTCCACTGCCACCGTCTCCAGTAGCACAGTTAAGATGACAGACCTGGAGTCTTCCATCCTGGAGGAGTCCCTGGACCTGTTGGCAAAGGCAGAAATGAAGACAGCGCAGTCAGTGCCAGAGGTCGACATGCCCAGCTCACTTTACACCGGTCAAGACTGGGAGCCCCTTCATGCCACAACTAGTAATAATGACTTTGAGCCGCTCTGCACACCTGTTGTGACTTGCACTCCGGCCTGCACAACCTACACGTCTTCGATGGTGTTTACCTTCCCAGAGGCTGATACCTTCCCCACTTGTGGCGTCGCACACAGGAGGGGAAGCAACAGCAATGATCAGTCCTCTGACTCCCTGAGCTCACCAACCCTGCTGGCCCTTTAA